One genomic segment of Sorex araneus isolate mSorAra2 chromosome X, mSorAra2.pri, whole genome shotgun sequence includes these proteins:
- the RTL5 gene encoding retrotransposon Gag-like protein 5: MSEQNGNLNNLRMANFALRDELNALRGENANLGLQLGRALAEVNSLRGNVSSYIRWPLPLGPVLDEEENLEFPLDEVEAVLEGEATILFYPPGSAESDEENAPEEQLMSGIAPSPDGGESESECGSESEAESEGSVPPPPPQAQPLSQAGGRDPAPPPPLPPLERPEIEPFAGDPVYLAEFLMQLETFIAHHEDHFPGGAERVAFLISFFAGRAKDWAISVTQEGSSLRTNFPRFLDEIRKEFCGPIPPNVAKKTIRKLKQGNCTLGSYADAFQFLAQFLSWDDCRLQTQFLRGLSEFIRKELVWSTDMADLDELILECVEIERKVRIPKPAPLPGVRKVFFPFSAESNDHEEGEGHSEDEDTGGQRDRLPQSDQQRSVRVGEHELEEEEADLRKEEEIRKEMEMRQKEEEVEYETEEVYLEECDEDEEVDVEIINSEDEEENNRLGANLMPVRRREAEQEPELEEESEDETQDDYLDEMMEMPPTYANASSQTTDFYQESQTADFYHESQTTDFYHENFLDISPPVIQSSRRRNQNRVPLLEGLPGVNSPFYSSPPLIRRAGRLGHRQTRRRPPVLFRLTPRQGGHRASRGRIRV; the protein is encoded by the coding sequence ATGTCCGAGCAGAACGGAAACCTCAATAATCTCCGCATGGCGAATTTTGCTCTGAGAGACGAGTTGAATGCCCTCCGCGGGGAGAACGCCAATTTGGGCCTGCAGCTCGGACGCGCCCTGGCCGAGGTGAATTCCTTGCGGGGCAATGTCTCGAGCTACATCCGCTGGCCATTGCCCTTGGGGCCCGTCCTTGACGAGGAGGAGAACCTTGAGTTCCCGCTCGACGAGGTGGAAGCCGTCCTGGAGGGGGAGGCCACTATCCTGTTCTACCCACCCGGCAGCGCCGAGTCCGATGAGGAGAACGCCCCCGAGGAACAGCTGATGAGCGGGATCGCCCCGTCCCCCGACGGCGGCGAGTCCGAGTCCGAGTGTGGGTCCGAGTCCGAGGCCGAGTCCGAGGGTTCCGTGCCGCCGCCCCCCCCGCAGGCGCAGCCCCTGTcccaggcgggggggagggacccGGCCCCGCCGCCTCCTCTGCCCCCGCTGGAGCGGCCGGAGATCGAGCCCTTTGCAGGAGACCCAGTGTACCTGGCTGAGTTCCTGATGCAGCTCGAGACCTTCATCGCCCACCACGAGGATCATTTCCCTGGGGGCGCTGAGCGGGTGGCCTTCCTGATCTCCTTTTTCGCGGGTAGGGCTAAGGACTGGGCCATCTCAGTCACCCAGGAGGGGAGCTCCCTGCGTACCAACTTCCCGCGCTTCTTGGATGAGATCCGGAAGGAATTCTGTGGCCCCATCCCCCCCAATGTGGCTAAAAAGACCATTCGAAAGCTCAAGCAGGGCAACTGTACCCTGGGAAGCTATGCAGATGCTTTTCAGTTCCTGGCGCAGTTCTTGTCTTGGGATGACTGCCGCCTTCAGACTCAGTTTCTCAGAGGCCTGTCAGAATTTATCCGTAAGGAGCTCGTCTGGTCCACAGACATGGCTGACCTAGACGAGCTGATTCTAGAATGCGTGGAGATAGAAAGAAAAGTGCGCATCCCCAAGCCAGCGCCACTGCCCGGGGTTCGCAAagtcttcttccccttctctgcCGAGTCGAATGATCATGAGGAAGGCGAGGGCCATAGTGAGGATGAAGATACAGGGGGTCAGAGGGACAGGCTCCCCCAGAGTGACCAGCAGAGGAGTGTGAGAGTTGGTGAGCACgaattggaggaggaggaggcagacctgaggaaggaggaagagataagaaagGAGATGGAgatgagacagaaagaggaggaggtggaataCGAGACGGAGGAAGTGTACCTGGAGGAATGCGATGAAGATGAGGAGGTGGATGTGGAGATCATCAACAGTGAGGATGAAGAGGAGAATAACAGGCTGGGAGCAAACCTTATGCCCGTTAGGCGCCGTGAGGCAGAGCAGGAGCCAGAACTAGAGGAAGAGTCAGAGGATGAGACCCAAGATGATTACCTAGATGAGATGATGGAGATGCCGCCGACCTATGCCAATGCCTCGTCCCAGACTACTGACTTCTACCAAGAATCCCAGACGGCTGACTTCTACCACGAGTCGCAGACCACTGACTTCTACCATGAAAACTTCCTGGATATCTCGCCTCCTGTCATTCAGTCCAGCAGACGAAGGAATCAGAATCGTGTCCCCCTTCTGGAGGGCCTGCCGGGGGTGAATTCACCATTCTACAGCTCCCCGCCACTCATCCGCCGTGCAGGTCGCCTGGGCCATCGCCAAACCCGAAGACGCCCCCCAGTGCTCTTCCGCCTCACTCCCAGACAGGGGGGCCACCGAGCTTCCAGGGGCCGAATTCGTGTGTGA